A single genomic interval of Nonomuraea rubra harbors:
- a CDS encoding alpha/beta fold hydrolase, whose amino-acid sequence MTLFAALTAEIPACDPLLVIHGGPDWDHSYLLDPLIRLADRHDLIFPDLRGCGRSTRGLPDDQYTPAAATGDLVALLDALGVATTDVLGFSYGGLIAQRLALAAPDRVRRLVIASSSVLPVPPNAFAGWPERDRRTAAAAAVWSNAAPTGRDQAASDPAASDPAGADPTGPELTRAAAFAGAEADVWRAEALDGYRDRLARVRFSAEWLRPWRAGKLPGARPGDAAARLAALGVPILLLHGRQDMTFPAAQAERAAELIPRARAVLLDEAGHMAHVDRPRAWLEAVAAFLERPSLDDPVQPSS is encoded by the coding sequence GTGACATTGTTCGCCGCGCTCACGGCTGAAATTCCCGCTTGCGATCCGCTCCTGGTGATCCACGGTGGCCCCGACTGGGACCACTCGTACCTTCTCGATCCGCTCATCCGGCTCGCCGACCGCCATGACCTGATATTTCCGGACCTGAGGGGGTGCGGGCGATCCACTCGCGGGCTGCCCGACGACCAGTACACCCCGGCCGCCGCGACCGGCGACCTCGTCGCGCTCCTCGACGCGCTCGGCGTGGCCACGACGGACGTGCTCGGGTTCTCCTACGGTGGTCTGATCGCGCAACGGCTGGCACTGGCCGCGCCCGATCGGGTGCGGCGGCTCGTGATCGCCTCCAGCAGCGTGCTGCCCGTCCCCCCGAACGCCTTCGCGGGCTGGCCGGAACGCGACCGCCGCACCGCCGCCGCGGCGGCCGTATGGTCCAACGCGGCACCGACCGGCCGCGACCAGGCCGCCTCCGATCCGGCCGCCTCCGATCCGGCTGGCGCCGATCCGACCGGCCCCGAGCTGACGCGGGCGGCGGCTTTCGCCGGGGCCGAGGCTGACGTCTGGCGTGCGGAGGCCCTGGACGGCTACCGCGACCGCCTCGCCCGCGTCCGCTTCTCGGCCGAGTGGCTGCGGCCGTGGCGGGCGGGGAAGCTGCCCGGGGCCCGCCCCGGCGACGCCGCCGCGCGCCTGGCCGCGCTCGGCGTGCCGATCCTGCTGCTGCACGGCAGGCAGGACATGACGTTCCCCGCCGCCCAGGCCGAACGGGCGGCGGAGCTGATCCCGCGGGCGCGCGCCGTACTGCTCGACGAGGCCGGGCACATGGCGCACGTGGACCGGCCCCGCGCGTGGCTGGAGGCGGTGGCCGCCTTCCTGGAACGACCTTCCCTGGACGACCCCGTCCAGCCGAGTTCCTGA
- a CDS encoding SAM-dependent methyltransferase — MGTPGVDPTQPSIARVYDYFLGGKNNFEVDRKVAEEALKIAPDAREAGRANRAFLRRAVRHLAAEAGIRQFLDLGSGLPTQGNVHEIAQALAPDAHVVYVDHDPIVPAYGRALLAADDRTTVVSGDIRNPGEILDHPEVLRHLDFGRPLGLLLVSVLHHVNDDEDPSGVMAAFRSVLAPGSHLAIVHFHNPGDEHPEASRVAVEAERSFNQNLGTGRWRTRAEIASYFGDLDLVEPGLVPLAEWRAEPGDVVRQDLTHYTVLAGVARKP, encoded by the coding sequence ATGGGCACCCCGGGAGTAGACCCCACCCAACCCAGCATCGCCCGCGTTTACGACTATTTCCTCGGCGGCAAGAACAACTTCGAGGTCGACCGCAAGGTCGCCGAGGAGGCCCTGAAGATCGCCCCGGACGCGCGGGAGGCCGGCCGGGCCAACCGGGCCTTCCTGCGCCGGGCCGTGCGCCACTTGGCGGCCGAGGCGGGCATACGGCAGTTCCTCGATCTCGGCTCCGGCCTTCCCACGCAGGGCAACGTCCACGAGATCGCCCAGGCACTGGCCCCCGACGCGCACGTGGTCTACGTGGACCACGACCCCATCGTGCCGGCTTACGGCCGCGCGCTGCTCGCCGCCGACGACCGGACCACGGTCGTCTCCGGCGACATCCGCAACCCCGGGGAGATCCTGGACCATCCCGAGGTCCTGCGGCACCTGGACTTCGGGCGGCCGCTCGGGCTGCTGCTCGTCTCCGTGCTGCACCACGTCAACGACGACGAGGACCCGTCGGGCGTGATGGCCGCGTTCCGCTCCGTCCTCGCCCCCGGCAGCCACCTGGCCATCGTGCACTTCCACAACCCCGGCGACGAGCACCCGGAGGCGTCCAGGGTCGCCGTCGAGGCGGAGCGCAGCTTCAACCAGAACCTGGGGACCGGGCGCTGGCGTACGCGGGCGGAGATCGCGTCGTACTTCGGCGACCTGGACCTCGTCGAGCCGGGCCTGGTGCCGCTGGCCGAGTGGCGCGCCGAGCCGGGCGACGTCGTCCGCCAGGATCTGACGCACTACACCGTGCTGGCCGGCGTCGCCCGTAAACCCTGA
- a CDS encoding alpha/beta fold hydrolase — protein sequence MGEEKAFEVGPAKIEVTYERLGDPQAPPVLLVMGAGAQLIHWPEGFCAELVARGCQVIRFDNRDAGLSTHFHDAPEPDLPAALAGDPSSASYTLSDMAADTVGLLDALGLDSAHLVGASLGGMIAQTVAIEHPARIRSLTSMMSTTGAPGVGGPDREALSRMTGPPPAAREDVIEHWVKAFLLVGSPGYPSGEDELRERATRAYDRAYDPAGVTRQSVAAIASGDRTERLRSVRVPALVIHGAADLMCDVSGGRATAEAIPGAELVVIDGMGHHLPRALWPELAARIAGLVHRIEVGS from the coding sequence ATGGGCGAGGAAAAGGCGTTCGAGGTCGGCCCTGCCAAGATCGAGGTGACGTACGAACGGCTCGGCGACCCGCAGGCGCCGCCCGTGCTGCTGGTGATGGGCGCAGGCGCGCAGCTCATCCACTGGCCCGAGGGGTTCTGCGCGGAGCTGGTGGCGCGCGGCTGCCAGGTGATCAGGTTCGACAACCGCGACGCCGGCCTGTCGACGCACTTCCACGACGCGCCGGAGCCCGACCTGCCGGCGGCGCTGGCCGGTGACCCGTCCTCGGCCTCCTACACCCTGTCCGACATGGCGGCCGACACCGTCGGCCTGCTCGACGCGCTCGGGCTGGACAGCGCGCATCTCGTCGGCGCCTCGCTGGGCGGGATGATCGCCCAGACGGTCGCGATCGAGCATCCCGCCCGGATCCGGTCCCTGACCTCGATGATGAGCACGACGGGGGCGCCCGGCGTCGGCGGGCCCGACCGCGAGGCGCTGTCCCGGATGACGGGGCCGCCGCCCGCCGCGCGGGAGGACGTGATCGAGCACTGGGTCAAGGCATTCCTGCTCGTCGGGTCGCCCGGCTACCCGTCCGGCGAGGACGAGCTGCGCGAGCGCGCCACGCGCGCCTACGACCGGGCCTACGACCCCGCCGGCGTGACGCGGCAGAGCGTCGCCGCCATCGCCTCGGGGGACCGGACGGAGCGGCTCCGTTCCGTACGCGTGCCGGCGCTGGTGATCCACGGGGCCGCCGACCTGATGTGCGACGTCAGCGGCGGCAGGGCCACGGCGGAGGCGATCCCGGGGGCCGAGCTGGTCGTGATCGACGGCATGGGGCACCACCTGCCCAGGGCGTTGTGGCCCGAGCTGGCCGCCCGGATCGCCGGCCTCGTCCACCGCATCGAGGTGGGCTCGTGA
- a CDS encoding serine hydrolase domain-containing protein, translated as MSGLQRRLQEAADELVRSGAERGLQIAVYRHGEQVADVVAGTADPRTGRPVTSGTPFHAFSAGKGLTAALVHVLAERGALGYDTPIAEIWPEFAAHGKGAATVRDALTHATGVPGLPADVTPEDLCDWGRMCALVAGARPWWEPGSGTGYHSYTFGYVVGEVVRRVTGMPVSRAFAQEVAGPLKVADELFLGVPPAELGRLARLEDVPGYAEPPDGSPALAVAPRGVQPTAAFGNRPDVLSAAIPAAGQFTARAAARMYAALLGPVDGVRLISPERLRELSTPVVDDVDRVFGNRAVLSNGYAAGRLGTDPGDTPTVFGWAGSGGSYACADTATGVTFALTKNRLAPDFTTAQTIGTIIAETT; from the coding sequence GTGAGCGGGTTGCAGCGGCGGCTCCAGGAGGCGGCCGACGAGCTCGTACGCTCCGGGGCCGAGCGCGGGCTGCAGATCGCCGTCTACCGGCACGGCGAGCAGGTCGCCGACGTCGTGGCCGGGACGGCCGACCCGCGCACCGGGCGGCCGGTGACGTCCGGCACGCCGTTCCACGCCTTCTCGGCGGGCAAGGGCCTGACGGCCGCCCTCGTGCACGTGCTCGCCGAACGCGGCGCGCTCGGCTACGACACGCCGATCGCCGAGATCTGGCCGGAGTTCGCGGCCCACGGCAAGGGCGCGGCCACGGTGCGCGACGCGCTGACCCACGCGACAGGCGTGCCGGGGCTGCCGGCCGACGTCACCCCGGAGGACCTGTGCGACTGGGGCCGGATGTGCGCGCTGGTCGCCGGCGCCCGGCCGTGGTGGGAGCCGGGCAGCGGGACCGGCTACCACTCCTACACCTTCGGCTACGTCGTCGGCGAGGTCGTACGGCGGGTCACCGGCATGCCCGTCTCCAGGGCGTTCGCGCAGGAGGTGGCGGGGCCGCTGAAGGTGGCGGATGAGCTGTTCCTCGGCGTGCCCCCGGCCGAGCTGGGCCGGCTCGCCCGGCTCGAGGACGTACCCGGCTACGCCGAGCCGCCCGACGGCTCGCCCGCCCTGGCGGTGGCGCCGCGCGGGGTGCAGCCGACCGCCGCGTTCGGGAACCGGCCCGACGTGCTGTCCGCGGCGATCCCGGCGGCGGGCCAGTTCACCGCCCGGGCCGCGGCCCGCATGTACGCCGCCCTGCTCGGCCCGGTCGACGGTGTCCGGCTGATCTCTCCGGAACGGCTGCGCGAGCTGAGCACCCCGGTCGTGGACGACGTGGACCGGGTGTTCGGCAACCGCGCGGTGCTGTCGAACGGGTACGCCGCCGGCCGCCTGGGCACCGATCCCGGCGACACGCCGACCGTGTTCGGCTGGGCGGGCAGCGGCGGCAGCTACGCCTGCGCCGACACCGCCACCGGCGTGACGTTCGCCCTCACGAAGAACCGGCTCGCCCCCGACTTCACCACCGCCCAGACGATCGGCACCATCATCGCGGAGACCACCTGA
- a CDS encoding NADPH-dependent FMN reductase, whose protein sequence is MLKVGIILGSTRPGRVGDVVANWVRDLAAKRGDAEYEIIDLKDYDLGNIDEPEHPATGIYQHEHTKRWSSKISAMDAFVIVTPEYNNSFTGALKNALDFLYLEWKDKAAGFVGYGVDGAPRAISHLRDVLGLLGVATVSSQVGLSLSADFAGGFNPASYHEERLTNVLDQLNAWGAALRPVRG, encoded by the coding sequence ATGCTGAAGGTTGGCATCATCCTGGGCAGCACCCGTCCCGGGCGCGTGGGCGACGTGGTGGCGAACTGGGTCCGCGATCTGGCGGCCAAGCGGGGCGACGCCGAGTACGAGATCATCGACCTGAAGGACTACGACCTGGGCAACATCGACGAGCCCGAGCACCCCGCCACGGGCATCTACCAGCACGAGCACACCAAGCGCTGGTCGTCCAAGATCTCGGCGATGGACGCGTTCGTGATCGTGACCCCCGAGTACAACAACTCCTTCACAGGCGCGCTCAAGAACGCCCTGGACTTCCTCTACCTGGAGTGGAAGGACAAGGCGGCCGGGTTCGTCGGCTACGGAGTGGACGGGGCGCCCCGGGCGATCTCGCACCTGCGGGACGTCCTCGGCCTGCTCGGCGTGGCCACCGTGTCGAGCCAGGTCGGCCTGTCGCTCAGCGCCGACTTCGCCGGCGGCTTCAACCCGGCGAGCTACCACGAGGAGCGGCTCACCAACGTCCTCGACCAGCTCAACGCCTGGGGCGCGGCCCTGCGCCCGGTGAGGGGGTGA
- a CDS encoding AraC family transcriptional regulator, producing MDVLSDVVAFMRTGRPASTRISWRAPWGRSFPALPGSAGFHVVLRGACWLMPADGEPVRLNVGDVVFLPHGDAFGLADDPARPLVEADCAPHDELFRSAGFDGTGAETVILSCGYRTDPDRVHPILGSLPAVIHLPATLGCDPELRAAVELLAGEIDNPRLGADTVVSSLLDALQLYILRAWFDKADEPCTLSGWAGALADPAIGRALNAIHSEPGRRWTVESLGAHAGLSRAGFARRFTALVGQSPLAYLTWWRLASAARILRESDAPVSEVAERVGYTSEFAFGNAFKREYGVAPGRYRRCAA from the coding sequence ATGGATGTGTTGAGCGACGTGGTCGCGTTCATGCGGACGGGCCGGCCGGCCTCCACCCGCATCTCGTGGCGCGCCCCGTGGGGGCGGTCGTTCCCCGCGCTGCCCGGGTCCGCGGGCTTCCACGTGGTGCTGCGCGGGGCCTGCTGGCTCATGCCCGCCGACGGCGAGCCCGTCCGGCTGAACGTGGGCGACGTGGTGTTCCTGCCGCACGGCGACGCGTTCGGGCTGGCAGACGATCCCGCGCGGCCGCTGGTCGAGGCGGACTGCGCGCCGCACGACGAGCTGTTCCGCTCGGCCGGCTTCGACGGCACCGGGGCCGAGACGGTCATCCTGTCCTGCGGTTACCGTACCGACCCCGACCGGGTCCACCCCATCCTGGGCTCGCTGCCCGCCGTGATCCACCTGCCGGCGACGCTCGGCTGCGACCCGGAGCTGAGGGCCGCGGTCGAGCTGCTGGCCGGCGAGATCGACAACCCGCGCCTCGGTGCGGACACCGTCGTGTCGTCCCTGCTCGACGCGTTGCAGCTGTACATCCTGCGGGCCTGGTTCGACAAGGCCGACGAGCCCTGCACGCTGTCCGGCTGGGCGGGCGCGCTGGCCGACCCCGCCATCGGCCGCGCGCTCAACGCCATCCACAGCGAACCGGGCCGCCGCTGGACGGTCGAGTCGCTGGGCGCCCACGCGGGCCTGTCGCGGGCCGGCTTCGCGCGCCGCTTCACGGCGCTGGTCGGGCAGTCGCCGCTGGCGTACCTGACCTGGTGGCGGCTGGCGAGCGCGGCCCGCATCCTGCGCGAGTCCGACGCGCCGGTGTCGGAGGTGGCCGAGCGGGTGGGGTACACCTCGGAGTTCGCCTTCGGCAACGCCTTCAAGCGGGAGTACGGCGTGGCGCCCGGCCGGTACCGCCGCTGCGCCGCCTAG
- a CDS encoding DUF418 domain-containing protein encodes MTEVRTPPASRVHEVDVVRGFALAGILVANIGYFADPGYAVNGTMPIPDGPVASVITALVLTKFYIIFSFLFGYSFTLQLRSAERAGASVRARTLRRCLGLFVIGVAHGILLWIGDILTLYAVLGLLLLAMRGMRPRTAVVTGSVIVGVLALLWAGLAALSTLDPAAGQAPPADAAAAARTMALATGSPLDVLTLQLELYPPLAAMVWAFQGPMALAMFLFGLAAGRTRVLEETGRWWHLATRIQWIGFGLGLPGGVLLAVTAGRPGAWELVGTAATTVTSVPLAAAYVVTLLRVTRRFPAAGRALAPAGRAAASNYLGQSVLCCLVFTGYGLALAGRLSPLAVMGVAAVIYTVLLGLSAWWLRTHRYGPVEYVLRRVTNGT; translated from the coding sequence ATGACAGAAGTGCGCACGCCACCCGCCAGCCGGGTCCACGAGGTCGACGTGGTGCGCGGGTTCGCGCTCGCGGGCATCCTGGTGGCCAACATCGGCTACTTCGCCGACCCCGGCTACGCCGTCAACGGCACCATGCCCATCCCCGACGGCCCGGTGGCCTCGGTCATCACCGCGCTCGTGCTGACCAAGTTCTACATCATCTTCTCGTTCCTGTTCGGCTACTCGTTCACGCTGCAGCTGCGCTCGGCGGAGCGGGCGGGCGCGAGCGTGCGGGCCAGGACGCTGCGCCGGTGCCTGGGGCTGTTCGTGATCGGCGTCGCGCACGGGATCCTGCTGTGGATCGGGGACATCCTCACCCTGTACGCCGTGCTCGGCCTGCTCCTGCTCGCGATGCGCGGCATGCGGCCGAGGACCGCCGTGGTGACCGGTTCGGTCATCGTGGGCGTGCTGGCCCTGCTGTGGGCGGGGCTGGCGGCGCTGTCCACGCTCGACCCGGCGGCCGGCCAGGCCCCTCCGGCCGACGCGGCGGCCGCGGCCCGCACGATGGCCCTGGCCACGGGCAGCCCGCTCGACGTCCTCACCCTGCAACTGGAGCTCTACCCGCCGCTCGCCGCGATGGTCTGGGCCTTCCAGGGGCCGATGGCGCTGGCCATGTTCCTGTTCGGGCTGGCGGCGGGCAGGACCAGGGTGCTGGAGGAGACCGGGCGGTGGTGGCACCTGGCGACGCGGATCCAGTGGATCGGGTTCGGGCTCGGGCTGCCGGGCGGGGTGCTGCTCGCGGTGACGGCCGGCCGGCCCGGCGCGTGGGAGCTGGTCGGTACGGCGGCGACCACGGTCACCTCGGTGCCGCTGGCCGCCGCGTACGTGGTGACGCTGCTGCGCGTGACCCGCCGCTTCCCCGCGGCCGGGCGCGCGCTGGCCCCGGCGGGACGGGCGGCGGCCTCCAACTACCTCGGCCAGTCGGTGCTCTGCTGCCTGGTCTTCACCGGCTACGGCCTGGCGCTGGCGGGCAGGCTGTCGCCGCTCGCCGTGATGGGGGTGGCCGCGGTGATCTACACGGTGCTGCTGGGGTTGAGCGCCTGGTGGTTGCGTACGCACCGGTACGGCCCGGTCGAGTACGTCCTGCGCCGCGTCACCAACGGGACCTAG